From one Nocardioides sp. Kera G14 genomic stretch:
- a CDS encoding glycosyltransferase family 2 protein, whose amino-acid sequence MPRLTVGLITYNGAAHIRRAVDSILAQTFTDLELLIFDNASTDGTSEICEEYASADPRVRHVRHPETIPQSANFRGVLLAAETELFMWATDDDVRGPSFAADCIEALDAHPDAALACTEAEFLSPDGSRERARGTFTITGTPTDRVRAYFLNPRDSCRLFGVYRTERLKRAYPADVNVFGYDWLVVGLAMLEGDSIEVPSVELVRTANPPGKYFERYDRHFVREPGLIGRASYLLPLLPLTRALKTYLPRRAWRAVRWRLLRLNLHQSLMLVRWKYPRSGGAFNAVRRIDRALRRKDRGRHDA is encoded by the coding sequence TACAACGGCGCCGCGCACATCCGGCGCGCCGTGGACAGCATCTTGGCCCAGACGTTCACCGACCTGGAGCTGCTCATCTTCGACAACGCCTCCACCGACGGGACGAGCGAGATCTGCGAGGAGTACGCCTCCGCGGATCCTCGTGTGCGCCATGTGCGTCATCCCGAGACGATCCCGCAGAGCGCCAACTTCCGGGGTGTGCTGCTCGCCGCCGAGACCGAGCTCTTCATGTGGGCGACCGATGACGACGTACGCGGGCCGAGCTTCGCCGCGGACTGCATCGAGGCCCTCGACGCCCATCCCGACGCCGCCTTGGCCTGTACCGAGGCAGAGTTCCTCTCCCCCGACGGTTCCCGTGAGCGCGCGAGGGGGACCTTCACCATCACCGGCACGCCGACCGACCGCGTGAGGGCCTACTTCCTGAATCCGCGGGACAGCTGCCGCCTCTTCGGTGTCTACCGGACCGAGCGCCTGAAGCGCGCCTACCCGGCGGACGTAAACGTCTTCGGCTACGACTGGCTGGTCGTCGGCCTCGCCATGCTCGAGGGCGACAGCATCGAGGTACCCAGCGTCGAACTGGTCCGCACGGCCAACCCGCCAGGAAAGTACTTCGAGCGATACGACCGCCACTTCGTGCGGGAGCCCGGCCTCATCGGTCGCGCCTCCTACCTGTTGCCACTGCTGCCGTTGACTCGCGCACTCAAGACCTACCTTCCGCGACGAGCGTGGCGCGCTGTCCGTTGGCGGCTCCTGCGCCTCAACCTCCACCAGTCACTGATGCTCGTAAGGTGGAAATACCCCAGGTCCGGCGGCGCCTTCAATGCTGTACG